The Entelurus aequoreus isolate RoL-2023_Sb linkage group LG23, RoL_Eaeq_v1.1, whole genome shotgun sequence genome has a window encoding:
- the LOC133640925 gene encoding dynein axonemal light chain 1-like, which translates to MAAKGTTVKDALAKWEEKTGEKCAEATVVKLYNQIPPIEKLDNTLNKIPKREVALVCRSFVTFLNCTSGGRKWRLCSGCGWTVWWVAR; encoded by the exons ATGGCG GCTAAAGGAACAACAGTAAAAGATGCACTGGCCAAAtgg GAGGAGAAGACCGGGGAGAAGTGCGCTGAGGCCACGGTGGTCAAGTTGTACAATCAGATCCCCCCCATCGAGAAGCTGGACAACACTCTCAACAAAATACCCAAACGCGA AGTTGCGTTGGTGTGCAGGAGCTTTGTGACCTTCTTGAATTGTACCTCAGGTGGAAGGAAGTGGAGACTGTGTTCTGGATGTGGAT GGACAGTGTGGTGGGTTGCCAGGTGA